Proteins found in one Streptococcus iniae genomic segment:
- a CDS encoding ABC transporter ATP-binding protein: MKLKDNHSHKQMIKDLLAFPHLLLASSLLTLAQVILTVYLPILIGRAINLLLESGIDKSLIRLLWTMFIIISINSLIQWINPILYNRLVYRYIADLRLRVFQKIHHLSISDLNCISIGDLVSRVTTDCEQLANGLLLSFNQFLLGLLTIFLTLLSMARINLVMMGLVLILTPLSLVLAGAISSRSYTYFGQQTRTRGQQTQLIEEYIAQESLIQAFNAQEQALHHFKTSNQSYANASQAATFYSSTVNPSTRFVNALIYALLTGVGAWRIMSGQLSIGTLVTFLNYITQYTKPFNDISSVLAELQSALACGDRLYDILEKSDLSETGQNDVDWTDLKGDMAFKALSFSYQADQPLMTDVNISVPAGSKVAIVGPTGAGKSTLINLLLGFYDPQSGSILLDGHPITSYRRASLREGIGMVLQETWLKEASIHDNIAYGKPKATRQEVIKAAKAAKADFFIKQLPDGYDTVLTDGGSNLSQGQRQLLTIARVFLKDPSILILDEATSSIDTRTELLIQKAFNKLMADKTSFIIAHRLSTIKTADLILVMVNGGIVEQGNHDQLMALKGVYFNMQNAQT, translated from the coding sequence ATGAAACTTAAAGATAATCACAGTCATAAGCAGATGATTAAGGATTTATTGGCATTTCCTCACTTATTATTAGCATCTAGTCTCTTGACTCTAGCACAAGTTATCCTGACTGTTTATCTCCCTATTTTAATTGGAAGAGCTATCAATCTCCTTTTGGAATCCGGCATTGATAAGAGTCTCATTCGACTTCTTTGGACCATGTTCATTATCATAAGTATCAATAGTTTGATTCAATGGATTAATCCCATACTTTATAATCGATTGGTATACAGATATATCGCTGATTTACGGCTTCGTGTTTTTCAAAAAATTCATCACTTGTCCATATCCGATTTAAATTGCATTTCAATTGGAGATTTGGTTAGTCGTGTTACAACAGATTGTGAGCAACTGGCAAATGGTTTACTTTTAAGTTTTAACCAGTTTCTACTTGGCCTCTTGACCATTTTTTTGACATTGCTAAGTATGGCTAGGATTAATTTAGTCATGATGGGGCTAGTATTGATTCTAACACCACTATCACTTGTGCTTGCTGGTGCAATTTCTAGCCGCTCTTATACCTATTTTGGCCAACAAACAAGGACCCGTGGGCAACAGACACAATTGATTGAAGAGTACATTGCTCAAGAGAGTCTCATTCAAGCTTTTAATGCCCAAGAGCAAGCTCTTCATCACTTTAAAACTTCTAACCAATCCTATGCTAATGCGTCACAAGCAGCAACTTTCTACAGTTCAACTGTTAACCCGTCAACGCGTTTTGTTAACGCCCTCATTTATGCCCTCCTAACTGGAGTTGGAGCTTGGCGTATTATGTCAGGACAGCTCAGCATTGGTACCTTAGTTACCTTCCTTAACTATATCACTCAATATACTAAACCTTTTAATGACATTTCTTCTGTTTTAGCAGAATTACAAAGTGCCTTAGCTTGTGGGGATCGACTTTATGATATTTTAGAAAAGTCTGATTTAAGTGAGACAGGACAAAATGACGTTGATTGGACAGACTTAAAAGGTGATATGGCTTTTAAAGCCCTAAGTTTTTCTTACCAGGCTGATCAGCCATTAATGACTGATGTTAACATTTCTGTTCCTGCAGGCTCTAAAGTGGCCATTGTTGGACCAACTGGTGCTGGTAAGTCCACACTTATAAACCTCTTACTAGGTTTTTATGACCCTCAATCCGGAAGTATATTACTTGATGGTCACCCAATTACAAGTTATAGACGCGCAAGTTTAAGAGAGGGTATAGGGATGGTTCTTCAGGAAACTTGGTTAAAAGAAGCAAGCATTCATGATAATATTGCTTACGGAAAACCAAAAGCCACTAGACAAGAAGTTATCAAAGCGGCTAAAGCGGCTAAAGCAGACTTCTTTATCAAGCAGTTGCCCGATGGCTATGATACTGTTCTTACTGATGGTGGCAGCAATCTTTCACAAGGACAGCGACAATTATTAACCATTGCAAGAGTATTCCTAAAAGATCCTTCAATCCTTATCTTAGACGAAGCCACTTCATCCATTGATACCCGGACTGAACTTCTTATTCAGAAGGCTTTTAACAAACTAATGGCAGATAAAACAAGTTTTATCATCGCCCATCGCCTCTCAACTATTAAAACAGCCGATTTAATTTTAGTCATGGTTAATGGCGGCATTGTTGAACAAGGAAATCATGATCAATTGATGGCTTTAAAAGGTGTTTACTTTAACATGCAAAATGCTCAAACCTAA
- a CDS encoding pseudouridine synthase: MRLDKFLVDAGVGSRSQVKELLKKKKITVNGKVITSAKEQIKEKEDHVVYKDQTIMYEDFLYYMLNKPAGVISATEDKEHQTVVDLLDQRAVQKKVFPVGRLDKDTHGLLLLTNNGGLAHELLSPKKHVDKVYIAKVSGIMTSKDQEAFANGIELSDHHCLPAKLEILSSNSDQHVSEVKITIKEGKFHQIKRMVKACGKEVTDLQRLSMGPVTLDPKLALGHFRRLTEDEVAALCQNQAKN, encoded by the coding sequence ATGCGTTTAGATAAATTTTTAGTGGATGCTGGAGTAGGTAGTCGTAGTCAGGTTAAAGAACTTTTGAAGAAAAAGAAAATCACTGTTAATGGCAAAGTTATCACTTCTGCAAAAGAACAAATTAAGGAAAAGGAAGATCATGTGGTCTACAAAGACCAAACAATTATGTATGAGGATTTTCTTTATTATATGCTCAATAAACCAGCAGGAGTCATCTCAGCTACTGAAGATAAAGAGCATCAAACAGTAGTAGACCTACTAGATCAAAGAGCAGTCCAAAAGAAAGTTTTTCCAGTTGGTCGTCTTGATAAAGATACCCATGGTTTATTGCTTTTGACAAATAATGGTGGTCTTGCTCATGAGCTTTTATCTCCTAAAAAACATGTGGATAAGGTTTATATAGCTAAAGTTTCTGGGATAATGACATCAAAAGACCAAGAAGCATTCGCTAATGGTATAGAGTTATCAGACCATCATTGTCTTCCAGCAAAGTTAGAGATATTAAGTTCTAACAGTGATCAACACGTTTCTGAGGTGAAAATTACTATCAAAGAAGGGAAATTTCACCAAATCAAACGAATGGTAAAAGCCTGTGGAAAAGAAGTCACAGACTTACAGCGGCTTAGCATGGGACCAGTGACCTTGGACCCTAAACTTGCTTTAGGGCATTTTAGACGATTAACAGAAGATGAAGTCGCAGCCTTATGCCAAAATCAAGCAAAAAACTGA
- a CDS encoding magnesium transporter CorA family protein — MYYQLSEKLTPTTFDHCLKNKEPFVAVLNPEEWLALQHDFGMGIDIDFNVHHASSTKAEVNLDSLTGTFKIPKKDDLLGEASDFSFVLDQRGIIFIDQHNDAGHIVKAIQKTKKWKHPSLERFLYDFLEYLIKGDLELLESYDKVLDQLEEDILNGKAFQSDPSLNQLRRKLTKLNLHYGQLIDLSQEFYENDNNFFQEDQLRFFHLFSQRVSRLESTVLTLRETIIQIRELSKSQLEMKQNKIMATLTIVTTSCMPLTILVGWYGMNFKYMPELNSVWGYPFVIGFAITLFISSILFVKLKKWL, encoded by the coding sequence ATGTATTATCAACTATCCGAAAAATTAACACCAACTACTTTTGACCATTGCCTAAAAAATAAAGAGCCTTTTGTTGCGGTCTTAAATCCTGAAGAATGGTTAGCCTTACAGCATGATTTTGGAATGGGCATTGATATCGATTTTAATGTTCATCATGCCAGTTCAACAAAGGCCGAAGTGAATTTGGATTCTCTCACCGGGACTTTTAAAATTCCTAAGAAAGACGATCTCTTAGGCGAAGCCAGTGATTTTTCATTTGTTTTAGATCAAAGAGGCATCATTTTCATTGATCAGCATAATGACGCCGGGCATATTGTTAAAGCTATCCAAAAAACCAAAAAGTGGAAACATCCTAGTCTAGAACGTTTTTTATATGATTTTTTAGAGTATTTAATAAAAGGTGATTTAGAATTGTTAGAATCCTACGATAAAGTTTTGGATCAACTTGAGGAGGATATTTTAAATGGTAAGGCTTTTCAAAGTGACCCTTCTTTAAACCAACTGCGTCGGAAATTAACTAAGCTCAACCTACACTATGGGCAGTTGATTGATCTTTCTCAAGAATTTTATGAGAATGATAATAATTTTTTTCAAGAGGATCAATTGCGTTTTTTCCACTTGTTTTCCCAGAGAGTTTCTCGTTTAGAGTCAACTGTTTTAACCTTGAGAGAAACCATTATTCAAATCAGAGAGTTGTCCAAATCTCAACTGGAAATGAAACAAAATAAGATTATGGCAACTTTAACCATCGTAACCACTTCTTGCATGCCCTTAACCATCTTAGTTGGCTGGTATGGTATGAATTTTAAGTATATGCCTGAACTTAATAGTGTTTGGGGTTATCCTTTTGTAATTGGCTTTGCCATAACCCTCTTTATTTCTTCCATTTTATTTGTCAAATTAAAAAAATGGCTCTAA
- a CDS encoding aminopeptidase has product MVLPNFDQHLEKYANLLIQKGVNVQKGHTLIIAISVEHHQFARLLTKKAYEAGACEVLVDYIDDHITREKLLHADEERLINVPSYVVEKSHYLLGKKASRLFVRSSDPNAFAGVDSNRLSASTKATAIALEEQRAATQANKVSWNLVSASSPEWAAMVFPDLATEEEQVDALWDAIFKMNRIYEEDPIKAWDDHQERLVTKANLLNEYQFDALHYMAPGTDLTLGMPKNHLWEAAGSLNAQGEAFIANMPTEEVFTAPDYRRADGYVTSTKPLSYAGVVIEGMRFTFKDGQITEVTAEKGEETIKRLVEENDGARALGEVALVPHKTPISLSGLTFFNTLFDENASNHLAIGAAYAFSIKGGTEMTNDELKAAGLNRSTAHVDFMIGSEHMDIDGITTDGKVVPIFRGGEWAL; this is encoded by the coding sequence ATGGTTTTACCAAATTTTGACCAACATTTAGAAAAATATGCAAACCTTTTAATTCAAAAAGGTGTTAATGTTCAAAAAGGGCATACTTTGATTATTGCTATCTCTGTTGAACACCACCAATTTGCTCGTTTATTAACGAAAAAAGCCTACGAAGCAGGAGCTTGTGAGGTGCTTGTTGATTACATTGATGATCACATTACTCGTGAGAAATTACTCCATGCTGATGAAGAACGTTTAATCAATGTTCCTAGCTATGTTGTTGAAAAATCACATTATCTCTTAGGTAAAAAAGCAAGTCGCCTTTTTGTTCGTTCTTCAGACCCTAATGCTTTTGCAGGAGTTGATTCCAATCGTCTTTCTGCTTCCACAAAAGCAACTGCTATTGCCCTTGAAGAACAGCGTGCTGCCACACAAGCTAATAAAGTCAGCTGGAACCTTGTTTCAGCATCAAGTCCTGAATGGGCAGCAATGGTTTTCCCTGATCTAGCTACTGAAGAAGAACAAGTGGATGCCCTTTGGGATGCCATCTTTAAAATGAACCGCATCTATGAAGAAGATCCAATAAAGGCTTGGGATGACCATCAAGAACGTTTGGTCACAAAAGCTAACTTATTAAATGAATACCAATTTGACGCCCTTCACTATATGGCCCCAGGGACTGACTTAACACTTGGAATGCCTAAAAATCACCTTTGGGAAGCTGCTGGTAGCCTTAACGCCCAAGGGGAAGCATTCATTGCAAACATGCCAACTGAAGAAGTCTTTACTGCACCAGATTACCGTCGTGCAGACGGCTATGTCACTTCTACAAAACCATTATCTTATGCAGGTGTTGTTATTGAAGGCATGCGATTTACCTTTAAAGATGGTCAAATTACAGAAGTCACTGCTGAAAAAGGGGAAGAAACCATTAAACGTTTGGTTGAAGAAAATGATGGAGCACGCGCTCTTGGTGAAGTGGCACTTGTTCCTCACAAAACACCCATTTCACTTTCAGGGTTAACTTTCTTTAATACCTTATTTGACGAAAATGCTTCTAATCATTTAGCTATTGGTGCTGCATATGCATTCAGTATTAAAGGTGGCACAGAAATGACTAATGACGAATTAAAAGCTGCCGGTCTAAACCGTTCAACGGCTCATGTAGACTTTATGATTGGTTCAGAACATATGGATATCGACGGTATTACTACAGATGGTAAAGTTGTTCCAATTTTCCGTGGTGGAGAATGGGCTTTGTAA
- the obgE gene encoding GTPase ObgE, with protein MSMFLDTAKISVQAGRGGDGMVAFRREKYVPNGGPWGGDGGKGGSVVFKVDEGLRTLMDFRYNRKFRAKAGEKGMTKGMHGRGSDDLIVLIPQGTTVKDAETGKVLTDLVENGQEFVVAQGGRGGRGNIRFATPRNPAPEIAENGEPGEERELLLELKILADVGLVGFPSVGKSTLLSVVSAAKPKIGAYHFTTIVPNLGMVRTKSGDSFAMADLPGLIEGASQGVGLGTQFLRHIERTRVILHVIDMSASEGRDPFDDYKSINHELETYNLRLMERPQIIVANKMDMPESEENLKAFKAKLAKEYDEFDELPMVFPISTLAHQGLENLMEATAELLKNTDEFLLYEDSDFMDDEEAYYGFAGEEKAFDISRDDAAAWVLSGDKLERLFVMTNMERDESIMKFARQLRGMGVDEALRARGAKDGDIVRIGNYEFEFVD; from the coding sequence ATGAGTATGTTTTTAGATACTGCCAAAATCAGTGTACAAGCTGGTCGTGGTGGTGATGGTATGGTAGCCTTTAGGCGTGAAAAGTATGTACCAAATGGCGGTCCTTGGGGCGGCGATGGTGGTAAAGGTGGTTCAGTTGTTTTTAAAGTAGACGAAGGTCTTAGAACATTGATGGATTTCCGCTATAACCGTAAATTTAGAGCCAAAGCTGGTGAAAAGGGAATGACAAAAGGGATGCATGGACGTGGTTCAGATGACCTCATTGTTTTAATTCCTCAAGGAACAACAGTTAAAGATGCAGAAACGGGTAAAGTTCTTACAGACCTTGTTGAAAATGGCCAAGAATTTGTGGTGGCACAAGGAGGTCGTGGAGGTCGTGGGAATATTCGTTTTGCGACACCTCGCAATCCAGCTCCTGAAATTGCTGAAAATGGTGAGCCTGGTGAAGAGCGCGAATTGCTATTAGAATTAAAAATTCTTGCTGACGTCGGCTTAGTAGGTTTCCCATCTGTTGGGAAATCAACATTATTAAGTGTCGTTTCAGCTGCAAAACCTAAAATTGGTGCCTACCACTTTACAACAATTGTTCCAAATCTTGGAATGGTTAGAACAAAATCAGGTGATAGTTTTGCTATGGCAGATCTTCCAGGTCTGATTGAAGGTGCTAGTCAAGGTGTTGGACTTGGAACTCAGTTTCTACGTCACATCGAAAGAACACGAGTTATTTTGCATGTCATTGACATGTCAGCGTCTGAAGGTCGTGATCCATTTGATGATTACAAGTCAATAAATCATGAATTGGAGACCTATAACCTTCGTCTGATGGAACGTCCACAAATCATTGTCGCAAACAAAATGGATATGCCTGAGTCAGAAGAAAACTTGAAAGCTTTCAAAGCAAAATTAGCTAAAGAATATGATGAATTTGATGAACTACCAATGGTTTTCCCAATTTCTACATTGGCCCATCAAGGTCTAGAGAATCTCATGGAAGCAACTGCTGAATTGTTGAAAAATACAGATGAGTTCCTTCTTTATGAAGACAGTGACTTTATGGATGACGAAGAGGCATATTACGGTTTTGCAGGTGAAGAAAAAGCCTTTGATATTAGCCGTGATGATGCTGCTGCTTGGGTACTTTCAGGAGATAAATTAGAGCGTCTCTTTGTTATGACTAATATGGAACGTGATGAATCTATTATGAAGTTTGCTCGTCAATTGCGAGGCATGGGTGTAGATGAAGCCCTTCGAGCACGTGGTGCTAAAGATGGTGATATCGTTAGAATCGGTAACTATGAATTTGAGTTTGTTGATTAA
- a CDS encoding ABC transporter ATP-binding protein, giving the protein MKPLTSYFKPYLKETILGPTFKLLEAIFELLVPMIIAMIVDQILPRGAKTQLYAMIALLFVFAILGVVVAISAQFFSSKAAIGYTKDLTEALFAKVLSLPKETRDRLTTSSLITRLSSDCFQIQNGINLFLRLFLRAPIIVLGAIIMAYRISPPITLIFLGLVLSLFLFVAVLTYFLNPLYLHVKRQMDRLVALTRENILGIRVIRAFGQSLAEQNHFKEENQFYYKRQQEAGYLSSLVPPVTYFLVNASLVLVIWHGHLQIQEGFLSQGLLIALINYLLQILGELLKVTLLVSNLNQAIIAARRVQTIFDERSEDIDAPLEPHHPITSDLVLNVNHLYFTYPNSSEPALCDLTFSIKKGESLGIIGGTGSGKSTLLQLIQGLYTRPKEELAIYQEATSPKSIRQWRSWIAVVPQKAELFKGTVRSNLTLGQNKDLTDETLWNAIGMARAKDFIKEDNLGLHQEVQAFGRNFSGGQSQRLTIARALVTKKAFLLLDDATSALDYLTESKLLNEIKNLRDTNLILVSQRTRSLENLDYILVLDQGKQVGFGKHKDLLVKCPTYKEIYLSQKGGLDET; this is encoded by the coding sequence ATGAAACCTTTAACCTCTTATTTCAAACCCTATCTAAAAGAAACCATTCTAGGCCCTACTTTTAAACTCTTGGAGGCTATTTTTGAACTTTTAGTGCCTATGATTATTGCTATGATTGTCGATCAGATTTTACCTAGAGGAGCTAAAACGCAATTGTATGCTATGATTGCTTTACTTTTTGTTTTTGCCATTTTAGGAGTTGTGGTTGCTATTTCAGCGCAATTTTTTTCATCTAAAGCTGCAATTGGTTATACCAAGGATTTAACGGAGGCACTTTTTGCTAAAGTTTTATCACTCCCAAAAGAAACTAGAGACCGCCTAACAACCTCTAGTTTAATCACAAGGCTTTCTTCTGATTGTTTCCAAATACAAAATGGTATCAATCTCTTTTTGCGCCTCTTTTTACGGGCTCCAATTATTGTTTTGGGTGCTATTATCATGGCATACCGGATAAGCCCCCCAATTACTTTGATTTTTTTGGGATTAGTACTATCCTTATTTCTATTTGTTGCAGTACTCACTTATTTTCTAAATCCTCTTTATCTACATGTAAAACGTCAAATGGATCGACTGGTTGCTCTAACAAGGGAAAATATTCTTGGGATAAGAGTTATTCGCGCCTTTGGCCAATCTCTGGCTGAGCAAAATCACTTTAAAGAGGAAAATCAATTCTATTATAAACGTCAACAAGAAGCGGGCTATTTATCCAGTTTAGTGCCACCGGTGACTTATTTTCTTGTTAATGCTAGCTTAGTTCTCGTTATTTGGCATGGCCACTTACAGATTCAAGAGGGCTTTCTTAGTCAGGGACTTCTTATTGCACTCATTAATTACCTATTGCAAATTTTGGGAGAATTACTGAAGGTGACACTTTTAGTCAGCAACCTCAACCAAGCTATTATTGCAGCACGCCGTGTCCAAACCATTTTTGATGAACGTTCTGAAGATATCGATGCCCCTTTAGAGCCACATCACCCAATCACATCTGATTTGGTTCTCAATGTCAATCATCTTTATTTTACATATCCTAATTCTTCTGAGCCTGCGCTATGTGATTTAACTTTTTCAATCAAAAAAGGAGAAAGTCTTGGCATTATTGGTGGCACCGGCTCTGGAAAATCAACCCTTCTTCAATTAATTCAAGGACTATACACAAGACCTAAAGAAGAACTTGCCATTTATCAAGAAGCTACTTCTCCAAAGTCTATTAGGCAATGGCGGTCTTGGATAGCTGTTGTTCCTCAAAAAGCTGAACTGTTCAAAGGGACTGTCCGTAGTAATCTGACTTTAGGACAAAACAAGGACCTAACTGATGAAACTCTTTGGAATGCTATTGGCATGGCACGTGCAAAAGACTTTATCAAAGAAGATAACTTAGGTTTACATCAAGAAGTGCAAGCCTTTGGCCGCAATTTTTCAGGAGGGCAAAGCCAACGGCTAACAATTGCAAGGGCATTGGTGACAAAGAAAGCATTTTTACTATTAGATGATGCAACATCAGCACTTGACTATCTAACAGAAAGTAAGCTTTTAAATGAAATTAAAAATTTAAGAGACACCAATCTTATTCTTGTTTCTCAAAGAACACGTAGTTTAGAAAATTTAGATTATATTTTAGTTCTAGACCAAGGAAAACAAGTTGGTTTTGGTAAACACAAAGACTTACTCGTAAAGTGTCCCACCTATAAAGAAATCTACTTGTCTCAGAAAGGAGGACTTGATGAAACTTAA
- the pnuC gene encoding nicotinamide riboside transporter PnuC has protein sequence MSLLRYFTKTEWVIWLSSLMTIFASHLIFGSQDPLALTASLIGATSLIFSAKGNPIGQGLIIIFSVIYSYLSYQSHYYGELFTYLLMTLPMAIFSLFSWLTHPFEGRKSQVLISRLKMRDICLLVISMLLMTFIFYFILGIFHTPYLTISTLSIATSFAGTFLTYKRSPFFALGFCLNDIVLIILWLFEAQENANHYAIVICFAIFLINDIYTFFNWLRLQSLQEKALKNRLGNLLY, from the coding sequence ATGAGTTTATTACGGTATTTTACAAAAACAGAGTGGGTTATTTGGCTGAGTTCATTGATGACTATTTTTGCAAGCCACCTGATTTTTGGTAGTCAGGATCCACTTGCACTGACAGCTTCATTAATCGGAGCCACATCCTTAATTTTTTCGGCTAAGGGCAATCCTATTGGACAGGGTTTAATTATTATTTTTTCTGTCATTTATAGTTACCTTTCTTACCAAAGTCATTATTACGGGGAACTTTTTACGTACTTATTAATGACACTTCCCATGGCAATTTTTTCACTTTTTTCTTGGTTAACCCATCCTTTTGAAGGACGAAAGTCTCAAGTCCTGATTAGTCGTTTAAAAATGAGAGATATTTGTTTATTAGTGATTTCAATGCTTTTAATGACCTTTATCTTCTACTTTATTCTAGGCATTTTTCACACACCCTATTTAACTATTTCGACTCTGTCTATTGCAACCTCATTTGCTGGAACCTTTCTAACTTACAAACGAAGCCCATTTTTCGCACTTGGTTTTTGTTTAAATGATATTGTACTGATTATCTTATGGCTTTTTGAAGCACAAGAAAATGCAAACCATTATGCTATTGTTATTTGTTTTGCTATTTTCCTGATTAATGATATTTACACCTTCTTCAACTGGTTACGCCTTCAATCCCTTCAAGAAAAAGCCTTGAAAAATCGACTTGGAAACCTGCTTTACTAA
- a CDS encoding DUF4044 domain-containing protein yields MAFGENGPRKKTAFEKITMFVVILMVLVTVGGLIAGALSVLM; encoded by the coding sequence GTGGCGTTTGGAGAAAATGGACCACGTAAGAAAACAGCATTTGAGAAAATCACAATGTTTGTTGTCATCTTAATGGTTCTTGTAACTGTTGGTGGCTTAATTGCGGGTGCCCTATCAGTATTGATGTAA
- a CDS encoding thioesterase family protein produces MQQYSQLFDTESKHSAKEMGSGELQVLASPALICFMENTAYHFAQETINEDCATTVGVEMSLEHCKASKIGEKVTVIITEFKEEGRKYDFLLEAYVNHELIGKASHRRVKVIKERFMNNL; encoded by the coding sequence ATGCAACAGTATTCACAACTATTTGATACAGAATCTAAACATTCTGCCAAGGAAATGGGGTCAGGAGAGTTACAGGTCCTTGCTTCACCAGCTCTGATATGTTTTATGGAAAATACAGCTTATCACTTTGCTCAAGAAACTATTAATGAGGATTGTGCAACAACTGTTGGTGTTGAGATGTCGCTTGAGCACTGCAAAGCTTCAAAAATTGGAGAAAAGGTAACAGTTATTATCACAGAATTCAAAGAGGAAGGTCGAAAATATGACTTCCTTTTAGAAGCCTATGTTAATCATGAACTTATAGGTAAAGCTAGTCATAGACGTGTCAAAGTCATAAAAGAAAGATTTATGAATAACCTTTAA
- a CDS encoding ATP-binding cassette domain-containing protein gives MLQVKNLKITHKNDLKSLINNLSISLNDAGKLAIIGEEGTGKSTLLKYLADPSLIEDYCSFHGELISDFRGIAYIPQSMDHLQLEQHLSDYIYHDANIAYFDYNYFFQVANQLNFDCDLLEKEHLHLKNLSGGERLKIQLMKALAYHPQLLLLDEPTADLDSLSLDWLESFIKSSPQTIIFISHDQHFIQKVATSILHLELVRKRQLPQARFYFGSYEDYLAKRQQKDQHQRMLAKKEHEELQKREAKFKKIHDSVQSQLRQTKDSTAGRLLAKKMKAVKSYEKRLEKDLQLITQKPDTMDNMAIFFSDISPLAKQKIILDWENQKLDTGQTISLQIKGQDKILIIGKNGLCKSRLMQKIHTELKAKTGLTVSYMPQHYEDQLDLNLTPLDFLGNHDTQKVKTYLASLDFTADEINHSCHQLSGGQKAKLFLAKMVLDKSNVLLLDEPSRHFSPTSQPIVRRLLSQFKGAIICISHDRLLIESDIFELYQLKQDHLIKVSIDR, from the coding sequence ATGTTACAAGTAAAAAACCTAAAGATTACACACAAAAACGATTTAAAAAGCTTGATTAATAACCTTTCTATTAGCTTAAATGATGCTGGAAAATTGGCAATAATTGGTGAAGAAGGAACTGGTAAATCAACACTCTTAAAATACCTTGCAGATCCATCTCTTATTGAGGACTATTGCAGTTTTCATGGAGAGTTGATTTCAGATTTTAGAGGCATTGCCTATATTCCTCAGTCTATGGATCATTTGCAATTAGAACAACACTTAAGTGACTACATTTATCATGATGCTAATATCGCATATTTTGATTACAATTATTTTTTCCAAGTCGCCAATCAGCTAAATTTTGACTGTGATTTATTGGAAAAAGAGCACCTTCACCTCAAAAACCTCTCTGGTGGAGAACGCTTAAAAATTCAACTAATGAAAGCCTTGGCATATCATCCTCAACTGCTTTTATTAGATGAGCCTACTGCTGATTTAGATTCCCTATCACTTGACTGGCTTGAGAGTTTTATTAAATCAAGCCCTCAAACCATTATCTTTATTTCACACGACCAACATTTTATTCAAAAAGTAGCAACTTCAATTTTACATTTAGAGTTAGTCAGAAAAAGACAGTTGCCTCAAGCTCGATTTTATTTTGGTTCTTATGAAGACTATCTGGCAAAACGACAACAAAAAGACCAACATCAAAGAATGTTGGCAAAGAAGGAACATGAAGAATTGCAAAAAAGAGAGGCCAAATTCAAGAAAATCCATGATAGTGTTCAATCCCAATTACGTCAAACAAAAGATTCAACAGCTGGTCGTCTCTTAGCCAAAAAAATGAAGGCAGTTAAATCATACGAAAAAAGACTCGAAAAGGACTTACAGTTAATAACCCAAAAACCAGATACTATGGATAATATGGCTATTTTTTTCTCAGACATCTCTCCATTGGCTAAACAAAAAATCATTTTAGATTGGGAAAATCAAAAATTAGATACAGGGCAAACCATCTCTCTACAAATCAAAGGACAAGACAAAATCCTCATTATCGGGAAAAATGGCTTGTGCAAAAGCAGGTTGATGCAAAAAATACACACTGAACTAAAGGCAAAAACTGGCCTAACCGTGTCCTATATGCCACAGCATTATGAAGACCAACTGGATTTAAATTTAACACCACTTGATTTTTTAGGCAATCATGACACTCAAAAAGTTAAGACTTACCTCGCTAGTTTGGATTTCACAGCAGATGAAATCAATCATTCCTGCCATCAATTATCTGGTGGTCAAAAAGCCAAGCTCTTTCTGGCAAAGATGGTTTTAGATAAAAGTAATGTTCTACTTTTAGACGAGCCTAGTCGTCATTTTTCACCAACAAGTCAACCTATCGTTAGGAGACTATTAAGTCAGTTTAAAGGGGCAATTATTTGTATTTCACATGATCGTCTCTTAATTGAATCCGACATTTTTGAGCTTTACCAATTAAAACAGGATCACTTAATAAAAGTTTCTATTGACAGATAA